Part of the Vallitalea okinawensis genome, GGAAACAAGGCCGATAGTTACCCACATGCCTTATTACAAGATAGCTACCTATAATAGGCTTCAAAGTGAAGTTTCCCGAAAATTCAACTTTTTGCTTTTCGATGAGCTTTAATGGCGTCATATTTCGAAATTTATATACCTCACCAAGATGTTTCTCTATTGGGTCATAATCCATTATTGCCCATACAGGTTCACCACCTTTTATAGGAAAGTCATCAAATATCTTAACTATTACCTTACTCCCTTCACTCCCTATAACTTCGCCAATAGAGAATGGACTTCTCCACCAGTCAACTGTCAAATTTTTTATGGTTATGTTTTTAGATCCTTTTAGTAACATGGTTTGAATCAATCCGTACATCATAAGAGTTGACCCATTAAAATCAAGGATTATATTATTGCAATTTTCTATAGTAATACCCTTGTTATATGGTATTTCAGACTTACCCCAATGTGTATCATAATCCAGATTCCCAGCCATCAATTCATTAAAATCGTTTTCTGCTTTTTCATCGATAAAATGATAAGTGTCCTTTTCAAACTTGATCGTCACATCTTTTTCTGAACTCATGTTAAGACGCGCTCTTAGTTCTTTTGATGCATCTTGAAAATTGCTATGTCTAATGAGATTATTTTTCACGCGCTATCTCCCACTTTCGCTTTAATTTCTAATATTAAAATTGATGTTAAAAGGATAATTCCCCCTATTATAAGGTTGATTGTTAAATCTTCAAAACCTAAAAAAATTGAAAAAAGGCTTCCAAAAAGTGCTTCTGTAGAAAGTATTACTGCTGCTTTTGTGGATGAAGTTTTTTTCTGCGCTGCTACCTGAATGAAAAAGGCTATACAGGTACTAAAAAGCCCTAAATAAATAATAGGAAGTATTCCTTCTTGAAAATTTGCCACTTTTATCGTATTAAAATCAAATAGCATAAATATGACCATTGACATGACCGTAGCTGTAGCCATTTGTATAAAAGTAAGCTTTTCAGTGTTCATAGTACTAGAACAATAGCCTAGATAGGATATATGGCATGCAAAAAGAAATGCACAAATAATAGTTAATAAATCTCCAATATTAAAAACTAAACCATTCTCAAAAGAATACGTTAGAAAGGATATCCCTATAAGACACAAAAAAGCTGCAATAAACATCTTACTTGATGGCTTTCGTGATGTCATTTTCCAGGATATGAAAGGGACCATGATTACATTTGTTGCAGTTAAAAAAGCATTATTCGAGGGTGTTGTATAAACGAGTCCTAATGTCTGTGAAAAAAAAGCTAAAAATAAAAATGCACCAGCAATAAATCCGTTCTTTAACTCTAATTTCGTAATTTTTTTAATTTTTTTGTTATAAAAACTATACAGTACTATACTTGCAATAAAAAATCTCATAACCATAATTAAACTAGAACTCATCTTTGCATCAATGGCCATCTGAGTTGCTATAAAACCAGTACCCCAAATTATTGCTACAATAATTAGACTAACGTCAGATAAAATAACTGACCTCCTATTTTGATTATTCTTCATATACTCCCTCGCTTTTGTTTCCTTCATTTTTACGACTCATCATCATTAACACTAATAATTTAACTATATCTTTATTAATCTTTTAACCCGTAATAGATATTTGCAACATCACTTTTTCAAGTATATTGCCTTGAAATTTCATGCAATATTACCTATTTGCGTCCTTTATTTGAACTTGTTTAATGACTTTTGACTACTAAATTATAACAAGAACAAAAATCAGTGTACATTAACAAAAACTAAGTTTTTATAAAAAAACGACTTCTTTACTTTTTCACTAAGTTTTATTGCAGAAATATTTTTTATCAAAAGAAATTATATAACGGAAAAGTATATTTTTTTTAGATTTTTATAATACTTTTACTTCAATATAGAGGTATAATGCAAGAAAAGTGAAGACGACACTCTTCTAATAGGAGTTTGTCTGGTAGGAAAGCTTCCTTTGAATTAGCGAAAAGATTACACCGCTCTTAATAGAGATGTATAATAATTATGATATCATGAAGGAGAGATGCAAATGTCCAATATCGTAACAGTTGCAGTTGCAGGATTTGGGTTAAGAGCTCAAGACTATACCGCGTATCAATTCAATACCCCTAATAAAATGAAAGTTGTTGCTATTTCTGATATTGATGAAAATAGGCTTAATTCAGCTGCTGAAAAATTCAATATATCCAATGAGTATTGTTTTTCTTCTGCTGAAGTGATGTTAGAGCAACCCCGTCTTGCTGATGCTATGTTTATTACTACTCAGGATCGTCAACACGTTCCACAAGCAATAAAAGCACTCGAAAAAGGTTATCATATTTTGTTAGAAAAACCGATATCACCCACTCTACAAGATTGCTTATTACTTCAAAGAAAAGCTCACAAGTATGACCGAATCGTAACAGTATGTCATGTTATGAGGTACACTAATTTCTATCAAGAAATTAAAAAAGCAATTGATTCAGGTATTATAGGAGATGTGAAATCCCTTTTAGCCGTAGAGAATGTTGGTTATTTTCATCATGCACATAGTTTTGTAAGAGGTAATTGGAGACGCTCAGATGAAACCAGTCCAATGATCTTAGCCAAAAGCTGCCACGACCTTGACCTTATTCAATGGTTGATCGGTGCAAAATGCATTCATTTGTCTTCCTTTGGTAACCTTAGTCACTTTAATGCTGAAAACGCTCCAGCTGGTTCAGTAGACCGGTGTTTAGATGGGTGTCACTCTAAAGAAAAATGTCCTTACGATGCTGAGAAGATTTATGTACTCGATAAGGTAACAGGTATAAAAAATGGCATATGGAAATGGCCTTGTAATGCTGTTGTGAACAACCCTACAGTAGATTCAATTTATGAGGCATTAAAAAAAGGTCCTTATGGAAGGTGTGTCTATAAGTGTGATAATAATGTTGTAGATCACCAAGTAGTTATAATGGAATTTGATAATGGTACTACGGCTAATTTCACAATGAGCGCCTTCACTGTAAGTGATGGTCGACAGATTAAAATTATGGGTACTTTGGGTGAGATCATTGGAGATATCGATACTTCAAAAGTAAGAATAACACCATTTGGTAAAAAATCTAGACAAATTGATATACAATCTATAACCGGAAGTATCGATAGCCATGCAGGAGGGGATCATCAAATTGTTGATCGTTTCATTAATACATTAAGTTGTAACACTATAACAATGGACACTCTAACATCTATAGATGCTTCTGTACATAGTCATGTTATGGCTCTTGCAGCTGAACACTCTCGATTAAATAATGGCTTATCCATTAACCTCAATGACTTTATTAATTCTATGAATCATTAATTGGACAAAAAAACCCTAAGCTCATGGCTTAGGGTTTTAACAGCTAGTATTCTATTCCTTTACGAGCACCAATTCCTTCTTCGAAGGGATGCTTTGTATCTTCAATGGTAGAAACATAATTTGCACGTTGATAAATTTCTTCTGGTACTTCTCGACCAGTTAATACAACTTCGATTTCAGCTGGCTTATTATCAAGTATATCTATAACCTCATCCATTGGTACGATTTCATTTCGAATAACACCGAGTATTTCATCCAATATTAAGACGTCACATTGACGTGTATCTAATACTTTTCTTGCAAAATTCAATCCGTTTTTAATATCTTCACTTAAATCTTTCTTTTCTTCATCGGTTAAGTTCCAGAAAAAATCTCTTTCTTTTTCAAATCTAAAGAGTTTAAAATGTGGCTCTAAGTTTTTAAGGCTTTCCATCTCACCTGTAGGATTACCCTTAAGGAACTGTATCATAATTACCTTATAACCATGACCTACAGCTCGGACACCTTGCCCAATAGCTGCAGTTGTTTTTCCTTTACCCTTTCCACAGTATACTTGTATCAAACCTTTATCCATCATTGTCCCCTTTCTATAGGTAAGTGCTTACCTATAGATTTATTATAAATGGTATAGGATCATTTTTCAAACAGTTATTTATATTATGCCCTGGACTTATGCAAATTATTCATCATTCACTCACATTTTTTAACTGCCTCCAAATAAAGAAACACCCACTATAACGTGGATGCTTAAAATCATTATAAATCCTTACTTTCTTCCTCACTATTATTTGTTTCTTCGTTAACAATTTCCATCTTCGAAACAGATACTTCATAAGCTGTTTTTTCAATGACATTTTCTTCACTTAGCTTCTTTTGATAAACACGACTTTGAATACGTCCCCACATTTTTATTCGACGTCCTACCTCTAATTTTTCAGCAAAACGAGCATTTCTCCCCCATGCAATTGCAGGAATATAATCTGATTTATTATAAGGTCTATTAACAGCAATTAAGAGGTCTGTTATTTCTCTTCCAAAAGGAGTGGTACGATAAATTGGCTTTTTACACACATATCCATCTAGATAGATAACATTTGGGTTTTTACTTATACTTTCGTCATGAACGATAACTTCCCTTGCAAATACTGAAAGTATTAATCGACTTTTACCATTTTCATGGCGATTATAAGATCTAAATTGACCTTCTACTTCAATGAACTTCCCCTTATAGTCTTGTTTTGGATCTAATAACCGCTCTGAAACGAGTACTCTAATTTTGTCACATGCTTCGCTTAATCTTTCAACATCCATTGTAAAATTGTAAAAGCCTTCCCCATATACCTCATGACTAAATTCAAATCCAGAAGATATCTTTCCAAAAACTTCAACAACGTTGTTTTTTATTACTTGGTCAGCCATTGTCTTTCTCCCTTCATATTTATTCATATGTTTATTACTACAATTCTTATGCAGTTAGTCCTAAATTTAGAAGTGTATTTTTAATATTTTGAAGAGCTTTCTAAGGCGTAAAAAATAATATATCACTATTTATTAAGTTGGATTTAATTAAGAACGTAAGTATAAATCCTATCAATATATATATTTTTAGTGTTTTAAAAAATATTATGTATTTTTCATTCAATTCTGATTATAAAACAAGATATTGATTTTAATTTTATTTATGATACAATATATAGTGTCCGATAATATTATCAAGATTATCCAGCTGACCAATGTAGTCATCCTATGCTACCCTGGAAGTTCAGTACCTTAGGTTAAGTTAGTGACTATATTATGTAAAACGAGAGATAATAAATACTACATATGTACTTAGCTGGAATAGATCTTTGAAACCCAAATTTCATTTATTCATATACAAGAAAATTCATCGTGCCCCAAAGATAACGATGAATTATTCTATCTTAAAATATAAAATACATAAAGATGAGAGGAGCCAATGATGAAGCTTACAGATCTAATTTTTCGTCACTACACAAAAGAACTAGAAGAGGGTAATAAAACTGTTTATGATCTATTTGAATGGAAAACAGTTGATGTACTTATGAAGGATTATAGTACAGGTGATATTATTCTAGACATGAAAAATCTTGAATTCCCTTCACATTATTCACAATCAGCTTGTAATATTATTGCAAGTAAATACTTCAGAAAAAAAGGTGTCCCTAATAAACGTGGATCTGAGTATTCTATGAAACAAGTCGCAGATCGCCTAGTTGGTTTTTGGGCTGAGGCAGCTGTTGATGAAGGGTTAATTGATGAAGATGAGAAGAAAATAGTCTATGATGAATTAAGTTTCATGTTTCTTAATCAAATGTGGGCACCAAATAGTCCTCAATGGTTCAATACTGGTCTAAAGTTAGCTTATGATATTGATGCCCGTGCTCAAGGTCATTATTACTTCGATGAAAAAGAAGGACGAGCTACCTTATCCAAAGATGGATACACTCGTACACAAGGCTCCGCATGTTTTATTGTTAGTGTAGAAGATTCATTGCTTGGTAATAAATCCCTTACAGATCAATTAACAGTTGAAACGCGTTTATTCAAATATGGATCAGGTGTTGGTAGTAACTGGTCATCTATACGAGCTGCTGGTGAGCCCCTTTCTGGCGGCGGTAAATCATCAGGATTACTAAGCTTCCTTAAAGTTTTTGATCGCAATGCAGGTGCTATTAAATCTGGAGGTACGACTCGTCGTGCAGCTAAGATGAATATCCTTGATCTAAATCATCCTGAAATTGTTGACTATATAGAATGGAAGTCTAAAGAAGAAAGTAAAGTTCGTGATTTAGGCAAAATGGGTTATTCAACACATTTTGAAGGTGAAGCCTACGAAACAGTATCTGGCCAAAATGCAAATAACTCTGTTCGAATTCCTAACACTTTTATGACAAAACTTGATGAAGAAGATGCAAATTGGTCACTTCAGGGTCGTTTTGATAAAGAATTTACAAAAGAAGTATCTGTAGATGGTTTATGGAATCATATTGCTGATGCTGCTTGGACTTGTGGTGATCCTGGGGTTCAATATGATGATATCATAAACGACTGGCATACATGTCCTGCTGGTGAAGATGGTCAATATAACGCAAAACACAATCGTATTAATGCGTCAAATCCTTGCTCTGAATACATGTTTTTAGATGATACAGCTTGTAACTTAGCCAGCATCAATATTGCCAAATTCTATGATTCTGAAACAACTAGATTTGACATCGATGGTTATCTTCATGCTATTAAATTGATACAAATTGTATTAGAAACTACTATTCATTGGGGTCAATTCCCAACTGAAGATATAGCTCGTAAATCCTATCGTTTTAGAACTACCGGACTTGGTTTAACTAACCTTGGATATACATTTATGACCATGGCAATACCATATGATTCTGAAGATGCAAGAACTTTTGCTGCCTCTGTAATGAGTATTCTAACAGGTTATTCTTATTATATTTCATCGCTATTTGCTAGAAAGGTAGGACCTTTTGAATGCTATGAGAATAACGCTCCACATATGTTACGTGTTATTAATAATCATGCTCGTATAGCTAATTACAATAGCGCTGACATGGAATTTGAAGGATTAAGCTATGATCCTGTTCGTATTAATCATAAGTTATTATCCGATCTTGGATTTAATAATATATCAAATACTTTAAAGAAAGTATGGAAAGACACACTTGCATCTGGTGAAAAATATGGCTTTAGGAATGCACAGGTATCCGTGTTAGCCCCTACAGGCACTATTGCTTTTGCTATGGATTGTGCCACAACTTCATCAGAACCTTTCTTTAGTCATGTTGTTTATAAGAAGCTAATTGGTGGCGGCAGCATGGAGATTGTTAATCCAGCTATCCCTATTGCATTAAAGAAGCTTGGGTATGATGAAGTCCAAATCACAGAAATAGTTAATTATGTGATGGAAAAAGCTGATATGGGTGGCTATGAAATGATTAGAGATGGTAAGATCGAAGGCACTCCATATTTGAAGGAAGAGCATTTTTCAGTATTTGATACTGCTAATAAATGTGGTTCTGGTCATCGCTTCATTCCACCAGAAGGTCATGTACGCATGATGGCTGCATTAATGCCAAATGTATCTGGCGCTATTAGTAAGACTGTTAACTTACCTAACCACGCCACTGTTGAAGACATTAAAGAGATTTACTACATGTCATGGAAATTAGGCGTAAAAGCTATTGCTCTTTATCGTGACGGTTGTAAAGCTTCCCAACCATTAAATTCAACTATGATTGAAGAAAAAGAGGGAAAATTAGATGACCTAACCTATAATGAGTTACTTCATTATGCTAAACACCAACGTGAGAAAGATTATAAACCTATACGTAAAAAGCCTCAAGGTATTCGAACAGCCCATGTTCATGAAGCAGAAATGGCTGGTCTTAAACTTTATATAACAACTTCTTTCTTTGATAATGGACGCTTAGGCGAAATATATATATCAGCAGGAAGACAAGGTTCATTAATCAAAGGATTATTAGATAGTTTATCAACTACTATTTCAGAGATGCTGCAGTATGGCGTACCTCCTAAAGATATTGCTAGAATGTATCGGGGACAAAAATACGAACCTAGTGGTTTTGTTACAAGTCACCCTTATATTAAAAATGCTGACTCAATTTCTGATCTAATAAGTAAAATCATTGATATTGAGCTTGGGGATTTTACTTACTGCCAGATTAAACCTGAGCAAGATCATGAAACTGTAAAGATTCCTGTAGCTACTGCTAACAATGAAATCACTGCTACTATCGATGATAGTCATGTTAAAGCTGAAGTCATCTATGGTGAGGTTTGTCCTAATTGTAAAAGTACAAAAATGGTGAAAAACGGTACGTGTAAAGTATGCACTGAGTGTGGATCTACTACTGGATGTAGTTAATATGTATAAAGGGATATCTCAAAATTTGAGATATCCCTTGTTTAATTGAAAATATTATAGCAATTTGTTAATGTGTTTAATAAGATCTGTGAAAAAGGTTATTTCTTCCTTCAACCTTAAGCCATCAATCTGATTCTCTATTTTATAAGACTCAATCTTTTCTAAATTTACCTTCATACGTTCAAGATATGTTATAAAAGACTTTGTACTTTCTATACCTGGTTTAGTCTTTATACGATAGAACTTTTTCCGTATACCTCTTTTTGTGAAAACTTCTATTCTGCCCAAAGCGATTAAGTTATTCACAGCTTTACTTGTTGCACCTTTGCTAAGAAGTAATAACTGTTGAATTTCATCAAAATGCAATTCACTAGACTCCCAGACCATTAATAATGCATAGACACGAGCCGCTGAAGGTAAATAACCTGATTGTTCTAAAAATAAACCGAACTCTTCTATTAAATCATAAGCTTTTTCCAATTGCTTCTCATTTCTCATTATGTTCACTCCTCAATGAACATAACGTTACCATAAAATGCCTCATTTTTCAAGCAGAAAAAAGCAATCTCCACTCAAAATACCTTTGCTTGGAGATTGCACTCATTACACAATTATTTTACTTATAGATAGTTTGACCACTTGATCTTAATACATTACATGCTTCAACAACACGATCCGCCATACTTGCTTGTGCCTTCTTGAGGTAAGATCTTGGGTCATACATTTTTTTATTACCTACTTCACCTTCAACTTTAAGTACCTCATCATAGTGCTTAAACATATGGTCTACAATAGGTCTACTGAATGCATATTGAGTATCAGTATCTATGTTCATCTTTATGACACCGTAACCAAGTGTTTCTTCAATTTCTTCTTTTGTTGAACCTGATCCACCATGGAATACAAGATAGTATTTCTTTTCATCACCATGTTTCTCTTTTAAAGCATCTTGACCTTCTTTAAGTATAATCGGTTTAAGCTTAACATTACCAGGTTTATATACACCATGTACATTTCCAAATGTAGCAGCTAGCATATAACGACTATTAGGTATTTCCGCCAATACTTCTTCGAACATTAACATATCTTCTGGTGTTGTATATAGTTTGTCCTTTGATACATTCTCATTGCTGACTCCATCTTCTTCTCCGCCTACAACTCCTGCTTCAACTTCAAGTATAATATCATTCTTTGCACATTCAGCTAGAAGTTCCTTTGAGATTTTAACATTTTCCTCTAAAGGAATGTCAGAACCGTCAAACATATGGCTATTAAACAAGTTTGGGAGACCTTGGCTTCTGCGCTTCGCTGTTTCTTCAATAAGAGGCCTCATAAAAGAATCCACATTGTTAGCTGTACAATGGTCAGTGTGAAGTGCTATATTGATGTCGTACTTTTCAGCCATAAGATGAATATGTTGTGCCAATGATATTGCTCCTAAAGCAGAATCAGCTACTGATCCACTGGCATGCTTCCCACCACCAATAGATACTTGAATAATTCCATCTGATTTCGCTCTTGCTAACCCCTCTAAAACACCGTTTGCAGCCTCAACATTAGCCACATTAATTGCTGGAAAAGCGTAGTTATTTTCACTAGCATGATCGAGCATCTTACAATAAGTTTCATAATTTGCTACTGGCATTCTTCTCACTCCTCATTTTATTTTATGGAATAGGAAAGATATTAATACTTTCTATCCCTATATTATATTTTGCATCAATTTCAGTATCTCACAAAGTCACCTTTATCATATATGATTCACTTCTTCATGTCAAATTATTTACAAGATCATTATCCACTTTGAGACATTTGATAGTCTTCTCTTATTGCCAAAATTTTGTATATAATGTGAGAACATCATAGGCATCTAGTGAATTTTATAGTATAATGTAAATAATATATTCATCCAATAATTTGAATCTACATAGAAAATGATGAATTTATAGAAAATTTAAAGGAGTGCTGATATGAACAAACATGTCGTGATGATCAGTGTAGACGCATTGAGCAATACTGAATTTGACGTACTTCGTGATTTACCAACTTTCAAAACTTTCATTGAAAATGGCTCATATGCAAAAAAAGTAACAAGCGTCTACCCTTCCCTAACTTATACTTGCCATACAAGTATAATCACCGGCACTTATCCTCAAAAGCATGGTGTCTACTCTAATTATATATTTGATCCGTACAAAACTAAACCTGATTGGTTCTGGTATTCTAGAGACATACAAGTTAAAACACTGGTTGATTATGTTAAAGAGATAGGTGGGAGCGTTGGTTCTGTATTCTGGCCAGTTATGGGAGCAAACAAAAATATTACATGGAATTGTCCGGAGGTCTGGTCCAATAATCCTAAAGAAAATCAAATCCTTGTGTCCCTTAATGCAGGTTCAAGGTATTTTCAAATAAAAATGGCTTTAGCTAATTTAAGAAACTTAAAAGGTTTAATTAATAAGCAGCAACCCCAATTGGATGAATTCATCACACAATCGGCTGTACACATGATCAAAAAATATAAACCAAATTTATCCTTGGTTCACCTCATCGCACATGATCACGAAAAACATGTGTTAGGTGCTAAAGGTCATCATATACAAAAATTACTTTCTGAAACTGATACACGAATTGCTCGAATTGTTCAAGCTACAAAAGATGCTGGTATTTATGATCAGTGTACTTTTGTCATCCTTGGCGATCATAGTAACTTAACATATGAAAAAATCATTAATCTTAACGCTATATTCCAAGACAATGGATTGCTTCAGCTGGATGAGTTAGGGCAACTGAAAGACTGGAAAGCTTATGCTGCTAACTGCGATGGTTCTGCTCAAATACACGTCCATGATGAAAATGATAGAGATCAGGTTTATCAAATGTTGATATCATTGAAAGATAAAGAAATTGGAATAGAAAAGGTCTATACAAAAAATGAACTTCGAACTATTTTTAAAACCGACGGTCCTTTTGAATTCATGGTTGAAGCAAGTCGTGGTTATTGTTTTGGAAAAGAGAAAGTATTTAACCGTAAATACGATAGCGTCACTGATGGAAAATTACGAGGTATTACGTACCATAAAGGTCATCACGGGTATAGTCCACTCAAAGAAAATTATCAGACCATATTCTTCATCAAAGGAGCTTTAGCTAATCAAAACGTAGTCGTTGACGAGATGCATTTAACTGATATTGCACCAACCATTAGCCGATTATTTGGTATCGACATGATGAATGTGGATGGTCAACCAGTTGAATGTTTTATAAAAAGTACTTTCCTACAATAAAATAGAGCCCATTATGGTTATTCAACCTAATGGGCTCGTCTAACTTATTTATCATTCAATATTTCTTTCATGCCTTCCACAGTTAATTCATGTAATCCAGCAATTATAACGTCAGCAATCGGTAAGTTTTCTTTTGTCCCTACACCAATTCCTAGCATATTCCCTGCATGGGCTGCTTCAATACCTGCATAAGCATCTTCAAAAACAACACAGTTTTCCGCTGGTATACCACATTCTTCTGCACCTTTAATAAATACTTCTGGATCTGGTTTAGCTTTACTTACTTTATTCCCATCAATAACTGCATCAAATAAATCTTCAATGGCCAAAGCTTTTAATATACGCGGAGCATTCTTACTTGCAGAACCTAGTGCAGTTTTAATTCCTACATCTTTACAAGCAATTAAGAACTCTTTAGCACCAGGTAATAACTCGTCATCTGTCATAACAGAGATATAATCAACATACCATTCATTTTTCTTTGTTGCTAATTTAACTTGCTCTTCTTGGCTTAATTGAATATTACCTAACTCCATTAAGATTTCCATACAACGCATACGGCTGACACCTTTAAACAGCTCATTTTCTTTTTCTGTAAAAGGAATATTTAATTCTTCCGCTAACTTTTTCCATGCTAAATAATGATATTTAGCAGTATCTACAATAACACCATCAAGGTCAAAAATAGCGCATTTAATGTTCATTGGAATCCATCCTTTCAATTAGTCATCAGGATTAATTCTAGTCTGTGCAACCGGTTTTGTCAATTAAAAATTTCGTACTTTTATTAAAATTTTATGATTTTCCGACAGTAAATTTACAAATTCTTAATGCTTACAAAGTTTTTAATATGCGTTCTGTATTCTTATACATAATTAAATCAAGTTCATTTTCAGAAAACCCTTGTTTTTTTAAAGCATCTCTTAATAATTCTATCTTAGATATATTGTCAATCTCGAGCTCACATTCTATACCATCAAAATCTGAGCCAAGAGCCAATACCTCAATGCCACCAATTTTTTTAATGTGCTGTATATGTTTTACGATATCCTCGACTCGACTTTTAGAACTATCTCCTAAAAAAGGGGCAAAGAAATTTATACCTAGAATTCCGCCTTTATTTGCTAAAACTCGTATCATATCATCCGTCATATTTCTTGGATTTTTTTTGATAGTTCTGGCATTTGAATGAGAAGCAACAAAAGGTACTTTAGATCTTTCAGCCACGTCATAAAACCCTTGATCTGATAAATGAGAAACATCGATTAGCATACCTAAATTATTCATCTCCTCAATAACCGATTTCCCAAAGTTAGTTAATCCACTTTTCATATAACTTTCTGTTAAATTAGGATACCCAATTGCATTCGGATAATTCCATGTTAAGGTCATCAAACGAATACCTTTATCATATGCATCACGCAAATTATCTAAGCTGTCTGCTATTGCATCGCCACCTTCAATGGTTAAAAAGGCTGATATCTTCCTATTACACTGATTTTTTTTATAAGTATCATAGTCAGTAGCAACTCTTATGTATTCTTTATTCTCATCTAATATATCATAAAAAAAGTCATAAATTTTTGTAAAATAATTATAGGGAGAAACATGTTTTGGAATCGCTTTTCGATTAATAAAAAATGCAAAAAATTGAGCTAATACATTCCCTTTGTCAAGTTTATTCAAATCTACATGATGATCATTACTCAGTAATTTTTTATCATCTTGTTCATATAACCTTAATATTGTATCACAATGAAGATCAATAACCAATTGATTCACCTCTGTTTAATTAACTCTAGTACTTAATATATGTTTATGTTAATCTATTATAAACTATTTTATAATAATTGAGTAGTGAAAAACTAAAAAAAGTGCCATTATTCATGACACTTTTAATCAACCACTCATATTCATTTGGACTAATAGATTAATCTAAGTTTATATTGAATAAATCACCTAAAGTTGTACCGATTTCTTGTTCCTCTTTATACTCTTCAGGTATATTAGCTCTTGCTGCTTCTGCTAAAGCTTCTTTCATGCTTAAGCTTAATTTTCTTGATGAGCTATCAACACTTAAAATCTTCACTTTTACTTCTTGCCCAAATTCTAACTCATCATCTGGCTTGCTTATACGCTTTTCAGAGATTTCGGAAATATGAACCAATCCTTCTATTCCTGATTCTAATTCAACAAAAGCTCCGAATCCTGCTAGACGACTAACCTTACCCATGACTACGTTACCAACTTTATATTGTTCACTTGCCTTCTTCCAAGGGTCGTCATTCACATCTTTTAAGCCTAATGCAATCTTACCTTCTTCTT contains:
- a CDS encoding DMT family transporter, which encodes MKNNQNRRSVILSDVSLIIVAIIWGTGFIATQMAIDAKMSSSLIMVMRFFIASIVLYSFYNKKIKKITKLELKNGFIAGAFLFLAFFSQTLGLVYTTPSNNAFLTATNVIMVPFISWKMTSRKPSSKMFIAAFLCLIGISFLTYSFENGLVFNIGDLLTIICAFLFACHISYLGYCSSTMNTEKLTFIQMATATVMSMVIFMLFDFNTIKVANFQEGILPIIYLGLFSTCIAFFIQVAAQKKTSSTKAAVILSTEALFGSLFSIFLGFEDLTINLIIGGIILLTSILILEIKAKVGDSA
- a CDS encoding single-stranded DNA-binding protein, encoding MADQVIKNNVVEVFGKISSGFEFSHEVYGEGFYNFTMDVERLSEACDKIRVLVSERLLDPKQDYKGKFIEVEGQFRSYNRHENGKSRLILSVFAREVIVHDESISKNPNVIYLDGYVCKKPIYRTTPFGREITDLLIAVNRPYNKSDYIPAIAWGRNARFAEKLEVGRRIKMWGRIQSRVYQKKLSEENVIEKTAYEVSVSKMEIVNEETNNSEEESKDL
- a CDS encoding cob(I)yrinic acid a,c-diamide adenosyltransferase; the protein is MDKGLIQVYCGKGKGKTTAAIGQGVRAVGHGYKVIMIQFLKGNPTGEMESLKNLEPHFKLFRFEKERDFFWNLTDEEKKDLSEDIKNGLNFARKVLDTRQCDVLILDEILGVIRNEIVPMDEVIDILDNKPAEIEVVLTGREVPEEIYQRANYVSTIEDTKHPFEEGIGARKGIEY
- a CDS encoding Gfo/Idh/MocA family protein → MSNIVTVAVAGFGLRAQDYTAYQFNTPNKMKVVAISDIDENRLNSAAEKFNISNEYCFSSAEVMLEQPRLADAMFITTQDRQHVPQAIKALEKGYHILLEKPISPTLQDCLLLQRKAHKYDRIVTVCHVMRYTNFYQEIKKAIDSGIIGDVKSLLAVENVGYFHHAHSFVRGNWRRSDETSPMILAKSCHDLDLIQWLIGAKCIHLSSFGNLSHFNAENAPAGSVDRCLDGCHSKEKCPYDAEKIYVLDKVTGIKNGIWKWPCNAVVNNPTVDSIYEALKKGPYGRCVYKCDNNVVDHQVVIMEFDNGTTANFTMSAFTVSDGRQIKIMGTLGEIIGDIDTSKVRITPFGKKSRQIDIQSITGSIDSHAGGDHQIVDRFINTLSCNTITMDTLTSIDASVHSHVMALAAEHSRLNNGLSINLNDFINSMNH